The Natrinema salifodinae genome includes a window with the following:
- a CDS encoding acetate--CoA ligase family protein produces the protein MAVTKLFDPSGIAVVGASDTPGKMGYEAMRNAIEFDGPVYPVNPSASGTVFDREFVASVTDIDGDVDLALLCVPAPVVPDVIEECGDAGIEGAVIFAGGFAEAGEDGRALQERLVEAASEGGVALLGPNTSGFLVPADDLYATFATDVETIPAGSLAIVAQSGGLAYALAFQAENRGIGVSAMVGLGNRANVGFREAIEYFDEDERTDAILLHVEGSDDARGLLKTCKAAETPILAYNVGEQDVGDFAKSHTGALTGEYELYEAGFAQYGVPTVRSTAELLDAGTALATCPRPNGPNVGVVTAQAGPGIAITDRLKAAGATLPSLSEETQAVIEEILPGITFSANPVDTGRPMPEFGDVVAAVARDENVDIVLVYELYEGGIGYPTDALEGLVADVDKPIVFATGGPDAALAEELPKLESLGIPTYRTPERGADAVAALVQYARRNQAPDAARTGEEVSADD, from the coding sequence ATGGCCGTAACGAAACTATTCGACCCCAGCGGGATCGCCGTCGTCGGCGCGTCCGACACGCCGGGGAAGATGGGGTACGAGGCGATGCGAAACGCGATCGAATTCGACGGGCCGGTCTATCCGGTCAACCCGTCCGCATCGGGGACGGTGTTCGACCGGGAGTTCGTCGCTTCGGTGACCGACATCGACGGCGACGTTGATCTCGCGCTGCTGTGCGTGCCGGCGCCGGTCGTCCCGGACGTCATCGAGGAGTGTGGCGACGCGGGGATCGAGGGCGCCGTCATCTTCGCCGGCGGCTTCGCCGAAGCGGGCGAGGACGGACGGGCGTTACAGGAGCGCCTGGTCGAGGCCGCGAGCGAGGGCGGCGTCGCCCTCCTCGGGCCGAATACGAGCGGCTTCCTAGTACCCGCCGACGACCTGTACGCGACGTTCGCGACGGACGTCGAGACGATTCCCGCGGGGAGCCTGGCGATCGTCGCCCAGAGCGGCGGGCTCGCCTACGCCCTCGCGTTTCAGGCCGAAAACCGGGGGATCGGCGTCTCCGCGATGGTGGGGCTCGGCAATCGAGCGAACGTCGGCTTTCGGGAGGCCATCGAGTACTTCGACGAGGACGAGCGGACCGACGCGATCCTGTTGCACGTCGAGGGATCGGACGACGCCCGCGGGCTGTTAAAGACATGCAAAGCGGCGGAGACGCCGATTCTCGCCTACAACGTCGGCGAGCAGGACGTCGGCGACTTCGCCAAGTCCCACACGGGCGCGCTGACCGGCGAGTACGAATTGTACGAGGCCGGCTTCGCCCAGTACGGCGTGCCGACGGTCCGCTCGACCGCCGAACTGCTCGACGCGGGGACCGCGCTGGCGACCTGCCCGCGCCCGAACGGACCGAACGTCGGCGTCGTGACCGCACAGGCCGGGCCGGGCATCGCCATCACGGACCGCCTGAAGGCCGCCGGGGCGACGCTGCCGTCGCTGTCCGAGGAGACCCAGGCCGTCATCGAGGAGATCCTCCCGGGGATCACCTTCTCGGCGAACCCGGTCGACACCGGCCGGCCGATGCCCGAGTTCGGCGACGTCGTCGCCGCCGTCGCGCGCGACGAGAACGTCGATATCGTTCTCGTCTACGAGCTGTACGAGGGCGGGATCGGCTACCCGACCGACGCGCTCGAGGGACTCGTCGCGGACGTCGACAAACCGATCGTCTTCGCCACCGGCGGTCCCGACGCGGCATTGGCCGAGGAACTCCCGAAACTCGAGTCGCTCGGGATCCCGACCTACCGGACGCCCGAACGCGGGGCCGACGCCGTCGCCGCGCTCGTGCAGTACGCGCGACGGAACCAGGCGCCCGACGCGGCGAGGACCGGCGAGGAGGTGAGCGCGGATGACTGA
- a CDS encoding class I adenylate-forming enzyme family protein, translating into MKLIDAFERTVRCHSSTTAIVTDDGRSLTYGELDDRTTRLANALTERAPGRRLATLAVNGVAPIEAMIASQKRGVGNVQLPFRDSPGALASMLEPTEAEILLFDDANAEKALSVLDRTDIETAIHAGEKSIDREGVVSYDVLLSDASTEPVEPHPEYEHGVFYTSGTTSTPKGVLFDQEQLWYGSAQVVMEMGIEETDVALVTTPWYHMVTCDAWILPHIQAGATMVVQSDFDPDESLRLIEEHDVTGMLAVPTQLHALADTQAAEGYDIDTLSYIRTGGSIVTEGLVEKAADHLTEGVYNTYGLTEGGPNVSFAHPSAQDDHPGTIGKESFTCEVRVVEAAEPDEDPDPTATVEPGETGELLVRNPGMCDGYMDRPEETERLLVDGWLRTGDCAQVDEDGYLYIVGRVDNMIVSGGENVYPEEVEEVVETHESVEEAVVVGVEDEQWGHRVACVIACESDDLDVDGLDRFCKDHEELANFKRPREYEVTTEPLPRTDTGTIRRESVSAEFFDE; encoded by the coding sequence ATGAAACTCATTGACGCGTTCGAAAGAACGGTCCGGTGCCACTCGTCGACGACGGCGATCGTCACCGACGACGGGCGGTCGCTGACCTACGGGGAACTGGACGATCGGACGACCCGGTTGGCCAACGCGCTGACCGAGCGCGCGCCGGGCCGGCGCCTGGCGACGCTCGCGGTCAACGGGGTGGCCCCGATCGAAGCGATGATCGCGAGCCAGAAGCGGGGGGTGGGGAACGTCCAGCTCCCGTTTCGCGATAGTCCGGGTGCGCTCGCGTCGATGCTCGAGCCGACGGAGGCGGAGATCCTCCTCTTCGACGATGCGAACGCGGAGAAGGCGCTGTCGGTGCTCGACCGGACGGATATCGAGACGGCGATCCACGCGGGCGAGAAGTCGATCGATCGCGAGGGCGTCGTCTCCTACGACGTCCTGCTGTCGGACGCGTCGACCGAGCCGGTCGAGCCGCATCCGGAGTACGAACACGGGGTCTTCTACACGAGCGGAACGACGAGCACGCCGAAGGGCGTGCTGTTCGATCAGGAACAGCTGTGGTACGGCAGCGCGCAGGTGGTCATGGAGATGGGGATCGAGGAGACCGACGTGGCGCTGGTGACGACGCCGTGGTATCACATGGTCACCTGCGACGCCTGGATCCTCCCGCACATTCAGGCCGGGGCGACGATGGTCGTCCAGTCCGATTTCGACCCGGACGAGTCGCTGCGGCTCATCGAGGAACACGACGTGACGGGGATGCTCGCGGTCCCGACGCAGCTACACGCGTTAGCCGATACGCAGGCGGCCGAGGGGTACGACATCGATACCCTCTCGTACATCCGTACGGGCGGGTCGATCGTCACGGAGGGACTTGTCGAAAAGGCCGCCGACCACTTGACCGAAGGCGTGTACAACACCTACGGCCTGACGGAAGGCGGGCCGAACGTGTCGTTCGCGCATCCGTCGGCTCAGGACGATCACCCGGGAACGATCGGAAAGGAATCGTTCACGTGCGAGGTGCGGGTCGTCGAGGCCGCCGAACCCGACGAGGATCCCGATCCGACGGCGACCGTCGAGCCGGGCGAAACCGGCGAGCTCCTCGTGCGAAATCCGGGGATGTGCGACGGCTACATGGACCGGCCCGAGGAGACCGAGCGACTCCTGGTCGACGGCTGGCTCCGGACGGGCGACTGCGCCCAGGTCGACGAGGACGGCTACCTGTACATCGTGGGTCGAGTCGACAACATGATCGTTAGCGGCGGCGAGAACGTTTACCCCGAGGAGGTCGAGGAAGTGGTCGAGACCCACGAATCGGTCGAGGAGGCCGTCGTCGTCGGCGTCGAGGACGAACAGTGGGGACACCGCGTCGCCTGCGTGATCGCCTGCGAATCGGACGATCTCGACGTCGACGGCCTCGACCGGTTCTGCAAGGACCACGAGGAACTCGCGAACTTCAAGCGCCCGCGCGAGTACGAAGTGACGACCGAACCGCTCCCACGGACTGATACCGGAACGATCCGGCGCGAGAGCGTCTCCGCCGAGTTCTTCGACGAGTGA
- a CDS encoding IclR family transcriptional regulator produces MENRASDGRSIKSDETLFAIIECLKRTDGAGVTELADRLDLAKSTVHKHLVALERNRYAVKDEGEYRLGLQFFNAGIHVRNGYEVYHAAKERIDRLATETNEAAWLIVHENGMGMFVYGVPSNESFTFDTTIGTWVYLHANSAGKAILSHLSESEVEAVIDRHGLPAQTENTITDRDALFDELEATRDRGYAVNFQEDLRGLHAIAAPIITDGRPVAAVTIAGAANRVTEDRIEADLSERLLEAVDDIELRLVYG; encoded by the coding sequence ATGGAAAATCGGGCAAGCGATGGACGTTCTATCAAATCGGACGAGACGCTATTCGCTATCATCGAATGCCTCAAGCGAACCGACGGTGCGGGCGTGACCGAACTCGCCGATCGGCTCGATCTCGCCAAAAGCACGGTCCACAAACACCTGGTGGCGCTCGAACGAAACAGGTACGCCGTCAAGGACGAGGGCGAGTACCGGCTCGGTCTCCAGTTTTTCAACGCCGGGATCCACGTCCGGAACGGGTACGAGGTCTATCACGCCGCCAAGGAACGGATCGATCGGTTAGCGACCGAGACGAACGAGGCGGCCTGGCTCATCGTCCACGAGAACGGGATGGGGATGTTCGTCTACGGCGTCCCGTCCAACGAATCGTTCACGTTCGACACGACGATCGGGACGTGGGTCTACCTGCACGCGAACTCGGCCGGGAAGGCGATCCTGTCGCACCTCTCCGAGAGCGAGGTAGAAGCCGTCATCGACCGCCACGGGCTCCCGGCCCAGACCGAGAACACGATCACCGACCGCGACGCGCTGTTCGACGAGCTCGAGGCGACCAGGGACCGCGGGTACGCGGTGAACTTTCAGGAGGACCTGCGCGGCCTCCACGCGATCGCAGCGCCGATCATCACCGACGGCCGCCCGGTCGCTGCCGTGACGATCGCCGGCGCCGCGAACCGCGTCACGGAAGACCGGATCGAGGCCGATCTGTCCGAGCGACTGCTCGAAGCGGTCGACGACATCGAGCTCCGCCTGGTGTACGGCTAA
- a CDS encoding branched-chain amino acid ABC transporter permease: protein MVSESVTQVVEFTIDGITQGLVLALLGLGITIVFGLGGVLNLAIGVFSAIAVIVAIELLGITSSLPLSILLSVLIVTGIGLAIDKSLLSFVYRSEGEERILLGIFVTLGLATLLDGLLVIYYPSSYSLSVGVPSTTILGAHVRGSSLAIIAITLAIFAVLYYFFSRTYLGGATRTVMQDETGAVLCGISPRKMRTFVFALSAAIAAIAGILYSFTQEVGAAEGFELTILALIVSIVGGVTSIVGAVAAGLVLGLVVTFTSAYVGAYVAEIALFAAAVVALLLQPEQVA, encoded by the coding sequence ATGGTGTCAGAATCGGTAACACAGGTAGTGGAGTTTACCATCGACGGGATCACGCAGGGTCTCGTCCTGGCTCTGCTCGGGTTGGGGATCACGATCGTCTTCGGGCTCGGGGGCGTTCTCAACCTGGCGATCGGAGTGTTCTCGGCTATCGCCGTCATCGTCGCGATCGAACTCCTCGGCATCACGTCCAGCCTCCCCCTCTCGATCCTCCTCTCCGTGCTCATCGTCACGGGTATCGGGTTGGCGATCGACAAGTCGCTGCTCTCGTTCGTGTACCGGTCCGAGGGGGAAGAGCGCATCCTGCTTGGAATCTTCGTCACGCTCGGCCTGGCCACGCTTCTCGACGGGTTGCTCGTCATCTACTATCCGTCGTCGTATTCGCTGTCGGTCGGCGTCCCGTCGACGACGATCCTCGGCGCGCACGTCCGCGGCTCGTCGCTCGCGATCATCGCGATCACGCTGGCGATCTTTGCGGTGCTGTATTACTTCTTCAGTCGAACGTACCTCGGCGGGGCGACGAGGACGGTGATGCAAGACGAGACCGGCGCGGTACTCTGCGGGATTAGCCCGCGGAAGATGCGGACCTTCGTGTTCGCGCTGAGCGCCGCGATCGCGGCGATCGCGGGCATCCTCTACAGTTTCACGCAAGAGGTCGGCGCGGCGGAGGGATTCGAACTGACGATCCTGGCACTGATCGTCTCCATCGTCGGGGGCGTGACGAGCATCGTCGGGGCGGTCGCCGCGGGGTTAGTCCTCGGGCTCGTCGTCACGTTTACGAGCGCGTACGTCGGCGCGTACGTCGCCGAAATCGCACTGTTCGCGGCCGCAGTCGTCGCACTCCTGCTCCAGCCCGAGCAGGTCGCATAA
- a CDS encoding branched-chain amino acid ABC transporter permease gives MSQSSLTRVTGANRERLKLPVIVGLLALIPPAVFREGATYVSRLIILALIFATLAMALNIVFGHTDQLFLFVGALTGIGAYTTALSADAFGISPWVTLFLGALLTGAIGALVCYVAARLRFTVILIAILTLALQFAVIEFFVGARDITGGSTGFIFSGLELESIQESVGLHEHVVLYYLVLGVLAATFAFYEWMRGSKYGLAFDAIRQDEVAAESIGVDVVRYKSVAGFVSAFIIGLVGPLYAQLEGFVIPGLFEFQVIDVLVLIILIVGGMRTLLGPLVGAAIIIYINEGLAAAGQWRTVIFGGLLICLFLYFRQGVVPFADRVLNERFAVRDRVTDFRES, from the coding sequence ATGAGCCAATCATCACTCACGCGCGTCACTGGGGCGAATCGAGAGCGACTGAAACTACCGGTCATCGTGGGACTGCTCGCGCTGATTCCGCCGGCCGTCTTCCGCGAAGGCGCGACCTACGTGTCCCGCCTGATCATCCTCGCGTTGATCTTCGCGACGCTCGCGATGGCCCTCAACATCGTCTTCGGACACACCGACCAGTTGTTCCTGTTCGTCGGGGCACTGACCGGGATCGGGGCGTACACGACTGCCCTCTCGGCTGACGCGTTCGGCATCTCGCCGTGGGTCACGCTGTTCCTCGGAGCGCTCCTCACCGGCGCGATCGGCGCCCTGGTCTGTTACGTCGCGGCCAGGCTCCGGTTTACCGTCATCCTGATCGCCATTCTCACCCTGGCCCTGCAGTTCGCGGTCATCGAGTTCTTCGTCGGGGCCCGCGACATCACCGGCGGCAGTACCGGCTTCATCTTCTCCGGACTCGAACTCGAGTCGATTCAGGAGAGCGTCGGGCTCCACGAGCACGTCGTCCTCTACTACCTCGTGCTCGGGGTGCTGGCCGCGACGTTCGCGTTCTACGAATGGATGCGGGGTTCGAAGTACGGCCTGGCGTTCGACGCCATCCGACAGGACGAGGTCGCCGCCGAATCGATCGGCGTCGACGTGGTCCGGTACAAGTCCGTCGCTGGGTTCGTCAGCGCTTTCATCATCGGCCTCGTCGGGCCGCTGTACGCGCAGCTAGAGGGGTTCGTCATCCCCGGCCTGTTCGAGTTTCAGGTGATCGACGTCCTCGTACTGATCATCCTCATTGTCGGCGGGATGCGGACGCTGCTGGGGCCGCTCGTCGGGGCCGCGATCATCATCTACATCAACGAGGGGTTGGCGGCTGCCGGCCAGTGGCGCACGGTGATCTTCGGTGGGCTCCTGATCTGCCTGTTCCTCTACTTCCGGCAGGGCGTCGTCCCGTTCGCGGACCGCGTGCTGAACGAGCGGTTCGCCGTCCGCGATCGAGTCACCGATTTCCGGGAGAGTTGA